One genomic region from bacterium encodes:
- a CDS encoding N-acetylmuramoyl-L-alanine amidase: MIVALLLLVLSMPAEAVVFRGLGLNEVMASYGFGAPAEYGKSAVYRSRTSTVIFEAGSRRVVVNGVSLYLNRSVLKAAGNWVITPVDAVDTVGAVLLPSRALRKAESALVVLDPGHGGADPGAGQGSLQEKGLTLDIAKRVRARLRESQVNVMLTRDRDATMSLEERCWRADRYGADVFVSIHLNASRNQAISGLETYIVPASGYPTTVELEQNVLSLQRKDCSGNRYDGANVVLAQYLQKGLLAHTGAFDRGIRRARFYVIRNASSPAALVECGFLSNRGEAKKILDADYRDKIAEGVARGILTYLSRVRLQHLPPVRNM; this comes from the coding sequence TTGATAGTTGCCCTATTGCTGCTGGTCCTGTCGATGCCGGCCGAGGCCGTTGTGTTCCGTGGATTAGGATTGAATGAAGTCATGGCGTCTTATGGGTTCGGGGCTCCTGCTGAATACGGGAAGAGCGCCGTGTATCGAAGTCGCACCAGTACCGTGATTTTCGAGGCCGGCAGCCGGCGGGTGGTGGTGAACGGAGTTTCCTTATACTTGAACCGGAGCGTTTTGAAAGCGGCTGGAAATTGGGTGATTACTCCGGTGGATGCCGTGGATACCGTTGGAGCCGTTCTGCTCCCTTCGCGGGCCCTGCGAAAAGCTGAGTCGGCTTTGGTGGTGCTTGATCCCGGGCATGGCGGGGCTGATCCCGGCGCCGGGCAAGGGTCCCTGCAGGAAAAGGGTTTAACCCTGGATATCGCCAAGCGCGTGCGGGCCCGGCTGCGTGAGAGCCAGGTGAATGTGATGTTGACGCGGGATCGTGATGCGACGATGAGCCTGGAAGAGCGATGCTGGCGGGCCGACCGCTATGGCGCGGATGTGTTTGTGAGCATCCATTTGAATGCATCCCGTAATCAGGCAATATCAGGATTGGAGACTTATATTGTCCCTGCATCGGGCTACCCGACAACGGTGGAACTGGAGCAAAATGTGCTTAGCTTGCAACGTAAAGACTGCTCCGGTAACCGGTACGATGGGGCAAATGTCGTGCTGGCCCAATATCTGCAGAAGGGGCTGTTAGCTCACACGGGTGCCTTCGATCGCGGGATTCGGCGGGCCCGGTTTTATGTGATCCGCAATGCCAGCAGTCCCGCCGCTCTGGTGGAGTGCGGATTTTTGTCCAACCGCGGGGAAGCTAAGAAAATTCTGGATGCCGATTATCGGGATAAGATTGCGGAAGGGGTCGCGCGGGGTATCCTCACCTATCTCAGCCGGGTGCGCCTGCAGCATCTGCCGCCCGTCAGGAATATGTAA
- the argC gene encoding N-acetyl-gamma-glutamyl-phosphate reductase, translating to MITARVIGASGYGGVGIIELLLGHPDVKIAGLVSLTDVGVPISQIYPHLAGACDMFVVAPTDPSVKQPVDVVFMATPDGVGMKMAPELLASGAKLVDYSGDFRFNTPESYAAYATRIGRDPQHTAPELLPEAVYGVPELHRRKINSKRRVVGNPGCFAVSCILGLAPAVKHGLIDPFSAICDCKTGVSGAGKKLNASFHYPARYENVNAYKLSGHQHVCEIERELSLQAGVDIRVTFTAQVVPVCRGILSSLYGQLKADTKVEEVIALYREFYKDSPFVRIFDRNANIGTIHVRGTNYCNLIVDVDARTRRLRVIAHIDNLVKGQAGSALQNMNLLFDLPEATGLTRVGMYP from the coding sequence GTGATTACTGCAAGGGTTATTGGTGCCAGCGGGTATGGGGGAGTGGGGATTATTGAGCTGTTACTCGGGCATCCGGATGTCAAAATTGCCGGACTGGTCAGCTTGACGGATGTCGGTGTGCCGATCAGTCAGATCTATCCGCATCTGGCCGGCGCCTGTGATATGTTCGTGGTCGCCCCCACGGACCCTTCCGTAAAACAGCCGGTGGATGTGGTGTTTATGGCCACCCCGGACGGGGTAGGAATGAAGATGGCGCCCGAACTTTTGGCCAGTGGGGCCAAGTTGGTCGATTATAGCGGGGACTTCAGATTCAATACCCCCGAGAGCTATGCTGCCTATGCCACCCGCATTGGACGTGATCCCCAACATACGGCCCCGGAGCTTCTGCCCGAAGCGGTGTACGGGGTTCCGGAATTACATCGGCGTAAGATCAATTCCAAGCGGCGGGTGGTCGGAAATCCCGGATGTTTTGCGGTGAGCTGTATCCTGGGGCTGGCCCCGGCCGTGAAGCACGGCTTGATTGATCCTTTCAGCGCAATCTGTGACTGTAAGACCGGTGTGTCTGGCGCGGGAAAAAAACTCAATGCGTCCTTCCACTACCCTGCGCGCTATGAAAATGTAAATGCCTACAAACTGTCCGGCCATCAGCATGTGTGCGAAATTGAGCGGGAGTTGAGCTTGCAGGCGGGCGTGGATATCCGGGTGACGTTTACGGCCCAGGTGGTTCCGGTGTGTCGAGGGATTCTCTCCAGCCTGTACGGGCAATTGAAGGCCGATACGAAGGTTGAAGAGGTGATCGCCTTGTACCGTGAATTCTACAAGGATAGCCCGTTTGTCCGGATTTTTGACCGGAATGCCAATATTGGAACCATTCATGTGCGCGGGACGAACTACTGCAACCTGATTGTGGATGTGGATGCGCGCACCCGGCGGCTGCGGGTGATCGCCCATATTGATAACCTGGTCAAAGGTCAGGCGGGCTCCGCGCTTCAAAATATGAACCTGCTGTTTGATCTGCCGGAGGCAACCGGACTGACGCGGGTGGGAATGTATCCATAA
- a CDS encoding polymer-forming cytoskeletal protein has product MKTQIKDMIMEEVRTIIADDVEINGSIKCSGSIKMAGKVNGDVTTTGDVSVEKGAAIKGNVVAASVVVHGMIKGNIIAKERIELKGTARVSGDIKARRLVVEEGVSLVGKSEITPVESASGDVTLDLDVPVAASIDTVKGDDEMGKPGLSARPAMDPRARPGQLFARK; this is encoded by the coding sequence ATGAAAACACAAATAAAGGACATGATCATGGAAGAAGTCAGGACGATTATTGCGGATGATGTGGAAATTAACGGCTCCATCAAGTGCTCGGGCAGCATTAAGATGGCTGGCAAAGTCAATGGGGATGTCACGACAACGGGCGATGTGTCTGTGGAGAAGGGGGCCGCGATCAAAGGCAATGTGGTCGCTGCGTCGGTGGTGGTGCATGGCATGATCAAGGGCAACATCATCGCGAAGGAACGCATTGAGCTGAAGGGGACGGCCCGGGTGTCCGGTGATATCAAGGCGCGGCGGTTGGTTGTGGAAGAAGGGGTCAGTCTGGTGGGCAAGTCCGAGATTACGCCGGTCGAGTCGGCTTCCGGCGATGTGACGCTTGATCTGGATGTGCCCGTTGCCGCCTCAATTGATACGGTGAAGGGTGACGACGAGATGGGTAAGCCCGGTTTGTCGGCGCGCCCTGCGATGGATCCTCGCGCCCGGCCCGGTCAGCTTTTTGCCCGTAAATAA
- a CDS encoding ParB/RepB/Spo0J family partition protein, which yields MAVKHGLGRGLSALIKDTPTVAAPTPAPVSGTGGPLMIEVVKIRPNPFQPRRTFVREALDELVASVREHGVLEPLLVRQAEDGYELIAGERRWRAAQEVGLKQVPVVVREATDLEALEIGLIENLQRADLNVVEEAEGYQVLAQTFKLTQDEIAQKVSKARASVANALRLLLLPKEVKKFLAEGLISTGHAKVLLSLATEPEQCKMAERIIKEGVSVRELERIVEHSRKTPRKKAVEKEDIPASHLVYLTDKLHQHFGTSVQVHPCRTTANGRKVKGYIQLDIYTNDDLDRILELCGLAER from the coding sequence ATGGCGGTAAAACACGGTTTGGGTCGGGGGTTGAGTGCGTTGATTAAGGATACTCCCACCGTGGCGGCCCCGACCCCTGCGCCGGTATCTGGCACAGGGGGGCCGTTGATGATTGAGGTCGTCAAGATCCGGCCCAATCCCTTTCAGCCGCGTCGGACCTTTGTGCGGGAGGCGCTGGATGAACTGGTCGCCTCGGTGCGCGAGCATGGCGTGCTGGAACCCCTCCTGGTTCGCCAGGCGGAAGATGGATATGAGCTGATTGCCGGTGAGCGGCGCTGGCGGGCCGCGCAGGAGGTCGGGCTGAAGCAGGTGCCTGTGGTGGTGCGTGAGGCCACCGACCTGGAGGCTCTGGAAATCGGGCTGATTGAGAATCTGCAGCGGGCGGATTTAAATGTGGTTGAGGAGGCCGAGGGGTATCAGGTCCTGGCGCAAACCTTCAAGCTGACCCAGGACGAGATTGCGCAAAAAGTGAGTAAGGCCCGGGCGTCGGTGGCCAATGCGCTCCGCCTGTTGTTGCTTCCAAAAGAAGTAAAAAAGTTTCTCGCTGAGGGACTGATTTCGACCGGGCACGCCAAGGTGTTGCTCTCGCTTGCGACTGAGCCTGAACAATGCAAAATGGCGGAACGCATCATCAAGGAGGGCGTCTCGGTCCGGGAACTAGAGCGGATTGTGGAGCATTCCCGAAAAACTCCCAGGAAAAAGGCCGTCGAGAAAGAGGATATCCCAGCAAGCCATCTCGTGTATCTCACGGATAAGCTCCATCAGCATTTTGGAACCAGTGTTCAGGTTCATCCCTGCCGGACTACGGCCAACGGCCGGAAAGTCAAGGGGTACATCCAACTCGATATCTACACGAACGACGACTTGGATCGCATTCTTGAGCTTTGCGGGCTTGCGGAACGATGA
- a CDS encoding M28 family peptidase: MAPAIKADYQVSEFKGSDAFTEVDHFLKSGSGVAGSPAAGKAADYLVRRLQEMDVSASMDTFEEATPDGVKTFRNVIGVIPGFQKRIIILGAHYDLKSGIDSFVGANDSGSGVGLLLAMAPVLKAASAAGNEVWLVFLDGEECRVNYGPNDGLHGSRHLAGKLVAEGRVPKVQAFILVDMIGDRDLNVTLPRNSDPALMAAVFKAAAAAGTRAVFALSDYTILDDHQPFLDKGIPAVDLIDFQYGSAPHLNDYWHTANDTLDKLSANSLEIVGQVVLRVMNDLSAQSRSVPFKADN, encoded by the coding sequence ATGGCGCCCGCCATCAAGGCTGATTATCAGGTTTCTGAGTTCAAGGGGTCGGATGCCTTCACTGAAGTGGATCACTTCTTGAAGTCAGGGTCCGGGGTAGCCGGGTCTCCTGCGGCCGGGAAAGCGGCCGATTATCTGGTCAGGCGTTTACAGGAAATGGACGTTTCGGCCTCGATGGACACCTTTGAAGAGGCGACCCCCGACGGGGTCAAGACGTTCAGGAATGTCATCGGCGTTATCCCTGGTTTCCAAAAACGCATCATCATTCTGGGCGCTCATTACGATCTGAAGTCCGGAATCGACTCCTTTGTTGGTGCAAATGACTCCGGATCCGGGGTGGGATTACTGTTGGCGATGGCGCCGGTGCTGAAAGCCGCTTCTGCCGCAGGGAATGAAGTCTGGCTCGTTTTCCTGGATGGTGAGGAATGCCGGGTGAACTATGGGCCAAATGATGGGTTACACGGGAGTCGGCATCTGGCGGGTAAGCTGGTCGCTGAGGGCCGGGTTCCCAAGGTGCAGGCCTTTATCCTTGTTGATATGATCGGCGATCGAGACCTGAACGTCACCCTCCCACGCAATAGTGATCCCGCATTAATGGCGGCGGTGTTCAAGGCGGCCGCTGCGGCCGGAACACGGGCGGTCTTCGCGTTAAGTGATTATACCATTCTGGATGACCATCAGCCGTTTCTGGACAAAGGGATTCCGGCGGTTGATCTCATTGATTTTCAATACGGCTCGGCCCCCCATCTCAATGACTATTGGCATACCGCCAACGATACGCTGGACAAGCTCAGTGCCAATAGTCTTGAAATAGTGGGGCAGGTGGTGCTGCGTGTGATGAATGACCTCTCGGCTCAGTCGAGATCAGTCCCTTTCAAGGCGGACAACTGA
- a CDS encoding 3'-5' exonuclease: MFNWQLDRPLAVFDIESTGINPRSDRIIELSIVKLLPPKGLQELRTFIVNPGIPIPPESSAIHGITEADVAGKPLFRDLAPEIYRFLEGCDLAGYNIIRFDIPMLIEEFLRASINFSMEGRRMVDAQRIYHKREPRDLKAALQHYCGELFLEGHRAEADALATVRVLEGQFNRYPDLPRTMNELDKYCDLRDPSWVDRDGKLRWVNGEIAINFGKKKGEKLSDLSKRDPNFLRWILKSDFASDTKAIVEKILNGEKVSPVGSALTDQLSALKGTDLD; encoded by the coding sequence ATGTTTAATTGGCAATTGGATCGGCCACTGGCCGTTTTTGATATTGAGTCGACGGGAATCAACCCGAGGTCTGACCGCATTATTGAGTTATCAATCGTGAAACTACTCCCTCCCAAGGGGTTGCAGGAGCTACGAACGTTTATCGTCAACCCGGGCATCCCCATCCCTCCTGAATCCTCGGCGATCCATGGCATCACCGAGGCGGACGTAGCCGGTAAGCCCCTGTTCAGGGACCTGGCGCCTGAAATCTACCGGTTTCTGGAAGGATGTGACCTGGCCGGCTACAATATCATCCGGTTCGACATCCCCATGCTGATCGAAGAATTTCTGCGAGCCAGCATTAACTTCAGCATGGAAGGCCGCCGCATGGTGGATGCCCAGCGCATCTACCACAAGCGGGAGCCCCGCGACCTCAAAGCCGCCCTGCAGCATTACTGCGGGGAACTGTTTCTGGAAGGACACCGCGCAGAAGCCGACGCCCTGGCCACCGTGAGAGTGCTTGAAGGGCAGTTCAACCGGTACCCGGATCTTCCCAGAACCATGAATGAACTCGACAAGTATTGCGATCTCCGCGACCCGTCCTGGGTGGATCGTGACGGTAAACTCCGCTGGGTCAACGGTGAGATCGCCATTAATTTCGGCAAGAAAAAGGGCGAAAAACTCAGCGACCTCTCCAAGCGTGACCCTAACTTCCTCCGCTGGATTCTCAAAAGCGATTTCGCAAGCGACACCAAGGCCATCGTCGAGAAAATCTTGAACGGCGAGAAAGTCAGTCCCGTCGGCTCCGCCTTGACCGATCAGTTGTCCGCCTTGAAAGGGACTGATCTCGACTGA
- a CDS encoding small basic protein → MSMHSSLKSADKIATKRNVLKRFERVDLLRKRGKWKEGNRGQGLPKTKPE, encoded by the coding sequence ATGTCGATGCATTCAAGTTTAAAGTCGGCGGATAAAATCGCCACCAAGCGTAATGTCCTTAAGCGTTTCGAAAGAGTTGACCTCCTGCGCAAGCGCGGGAAGTGGAAAGAGGGCAACCGCGGACAAGGGCTTCCCAAAACGAAGCCTGAGTAA
- a CDS encoding pseudouridine synthase, which translates to MVRLQKYLASCGVGSRRACEQFIADSRVSVNGAVVSQQGVSVTPGVDVVAMDGQQVFPQQKLYFMLNKPGEVLCTCQDTHGRRTFLDFFPGITERLYPVGRLDQDSEGLLIVTNDGELALRLTHPRHEVAKIYHVRLNYPLPEQARRRMLSGIESEGEMLHAEAVSPVLARPSEYLITLREGRKRQVRRMVRELKLRVLTLQRISVGSLTLGTLPLGKVRALSRAEIETLFREAGEAHA; encoded by the coding sequence CTGGTTCGTCTTCAGAAATATCTCGCCTCCTGTGGCGTAGGATCCCGGCGTGCCTGCGAGCAATTCATCGCAGACAGCCGGGTTTCTGTCAATGGAGCGGTCGTGTCCCAGCAGGGCGTTTCTGTCACGCCGGGCGTCGATGTGGTCGCCATGGATGGGCAGCAGGTGTTTCCCCAGCAGAAGCTCTACTTCATGCTCAATAAGCCTGGCGAGGTGCTATGCACCTGTCAGGATACGCATGGGCGGCGCACCTTCCTTGATTTTTTTCCAGGAATTACCGAGCGCCTTTATCCTGTCGGACGACTGGATCAGGATAGCGAGGGGCTGTTGATTGTCACCAACGATGGCGAGTTGGCGCTGCGCTTGACTCATCCCCGCCATGAAGTGGCGAAGATCTACCATGTCCGCCTGAATTATCCGTTGCCCGAGCAGGCCAGACGCCGCATGCTTTCGGGGATTGAATCAGAGGGCGAGATGCTTCACGCGGAGGCGGTCAGTCCTGTGCTGGCGCGGCCCTCCGAATATCTCATTACTCTCCGGGAAGGCCGCAAACGACAGGTGCGGCGCATGGTGCGGGAGTTGAAGCTCCGCGTATTGACCTTGCAGCGTATTTCCGTGGGCTCCCTGACGTTGGGGACCTTGCCCTTGGGGAAAGTGCGGGCATTGTCCCGGGCTGAAATCGAGACCTTGTTCCGTGAGGCTGGCGAAGCGCATGCCTGA
- a CDS encoding SH3 domain-containing protein, with the protein MKKYWIALVLGSLLSAGAAESTNLQVRVVADDVNVRVRPDAGTEVVSQVQAGQVLTVVRMDGDWFGVLAPTNAGLWIKKQFVKAGVVTGDKIRLRSGPGISYRDVGTVSQGAALTEMESHGDWLKVAAPAELVLWISRTVVQAIEETVPAAPVKVEGTPGPAGEKGAVVANPPLSRELPAGLSRDDLAPVLGQGALVERSGLVERVPLAFFRGMDYRLVTLRNQQKVTLCYLRGNESQLPALVDRRLTVKGREYWLNNQRYAVIYPELITPLAE; encoded by the coding sequence ATGAAGAAATATTGGATAGCCTTGGTTTTGGGAAGCCTGCTTTCTGCCGGTGCGGCGGAATCGACTAACCTTCAGGTCCGGGTGGTTGCGGATGATGTCAATGTTCGTGTCCGGCCGGATGCAGGAACTGAAGTGGTGTCTCAAGTCCAGGCGGGCCAGGTCCTGACGGTTGTCCGGATGGACGGCGATTGGTTCGGGGTTCTGGCGCCGACGAATGCGGGGCTTTGGATAAAGAAGCAATTTGTGAAGGCAGGCGTGGTGACGGGCGATAAAATCCGGCTCCGCTCCGGACCCGGCATCAGTTATCGTGATGTGGGGACGGTCAGTCAGGGCGCGGCATTAACTGAAATGGAAAGTCACGGGGATTGGCTGAAAGTGGCCGCCCCGGCCGAGCTTGTGTTATGGATCAGTCGCACGGTGGTTCAGGCGATTGAGGAGACGGTGCCGGCTGCGCCTGTCAAGGTTGAGGGAACGCCGGGGCCGGCTGGGGAGAAGGGGGCTGTAGTGGCCAATCCGCCGTTGTCTCGGGAACTGCCTGCGGGGCTGAGCCGGGATGACCTTGCGCCGGTGTTGGGGCAGGGGGCGTTGGTGGAGCGGTCGGGGCTGGTTGAGCGGGTCCCCCTGGCGTTTTTCCGTGGCATGGATTACCGGTTGGTGACCCTGCGCAATCAACAAAAAGTAACCTTGTGTTATCTCCGGGGCAATGAATCGCAGCTACCCGCCCTGGTTGATCGACGCTTGACGGTAAAAGGGCGGGAATACTGGTTGAACAATCAACGGTATGCCGTCATTTATCCCGAGTTGATTACGCCTCTGGCGGAGTAA
- a CDS encoding AAA family ATPase, giving the protein MDEIGKNGTVPGAERALEAKAASAHSRINIPLNLDNWKALEKGVQDDLLWFHQHLLDNHMGWDDAVEAIEYDRTTIFKVLKGIYEGSYPNVCKGIQSYKRIAETRSTIQSNEIVDNGISQMISAGLDYALANNSITMIIGESRMGKSVATKKWRDENNHGRSVYVVAPPYGGTKMLLRRIADVVGVSKNLCVPQLMEALSRAFNKNRILIVDEAHRLLPGDRRTNPVNIEILRDLYNDGQGCALALIATQRFDDELRKAHYQFEQVLGRIGMPIRLPKRIKVKDFKPIVNQYLKDPSDKLIQALDQIANSLGRLGILVETLKVASRIANKSRQPMTEEHVWKAIALRQQMMGEKQEGK; this is encoded by the coding sequence ATGGATGAGATTGGAAAGAATGGGACGGTTCCGGGTGCTGAGCGGGCGTTGGAAGCAAAAGCGGCAAGCGCTCACAGCAGGATTAATATCCCGCTGAATCTGGACAACTGGAAGGCCCTTGAAAAAGGAGTGCAGGATGATCTTCTGTGGTTTCACCAGCATCTCCTGGATAACCACATGGGCTGGGATGATGCCGTTGAGGCGATTGAATATGATCGCACCACTATTTTCAAGGTTCTGAAGGGAATCTATGAGGGCAGTTATCCCAACGTCTGCAAGGGGATCCAGAGTTACAAGCGCATTGCCGAGACCCGCAGTACCATTCAATCCAATGAGATTGTGGACAACGGGATTTCCCAGATGATTTCAGCGGGACTCGATTACGCCCTGGCTAACAATTCCATCACGATGATCATTGGGGAAAGCCGGATGGGAAAGAGCGTGGCCACCAAGAAATGGCGTGATGAAAACAATCACGGCCGCAGTGTCTATGTGGTGGCCCCTCCCTATGGTGGCACCAAGATGCTCCTGCGCCGCATTGCTGACGTTGTCGGGGTGAGTAAGAACCTCTGTGTGCCGCAACTGATGGAGGCCCTGAGCCGGGCATTCAATAAGAACCGGATCCTGATTGTGGATGAGGCCCATCGGCTGCTCCCCGGGGACCGCCGGACAAACCCCGTCAATATCGAGATCCTACGTGACCTTTACAATGATGGCCAGGGATGCGCCCTGGCACTCATTGCCACCCAGCGCTTTGATGATGAGCTCCGCAAGGCCCATTACCAGTTCGAGCAGGTCCTGGGGCGCATTGGGATGCCTATCCGGCTTCCTAAGCGCATCAAGGTCAAAGACTTCAAGCCAATCGTCAACCAGTACCTGAAGGATCCCAGTGACAAGTTAATTCAGGCCCTTGACCAGATCGCCAACAGCCTCGGCCGCCTGGGTATCCTGGTTGAGACCCTAAAGGTTGCCAGCCGGATCGCCAACAAGTCCCGGCAACCCATGACAGAGGAACATGTGTGGAAAGCCATCGCCCTGCGCCAGCAAATGATGGGCGAAAAACAGGAGGGGAAATAA
- a CDS encoding DUF3102 domain-containing protein has protein sequence MVPKRTLADRAPIINHYHDSSEAAYGQACRFAVLCGMELLAAKEQAPHGEWLPWVEKNCKFDLRTSQRYMLLADRAIPVIEAKYPVFGDMDNSVAPSMMMRKERDLLLSAVRDMTDHRTIQELQLELGIIKPKVDGTSGGANNPYGRAGNPATVMDRAEAERLMANKDWSDVCRITVTNCQKKSYGHLEKVRLREVWETLRSVADELEDFLKKSK, from the coding sequence ATGGTGCCGAAACGTACCCTGGCTGACCGCGCCCCCATCATCAACCACTACCATGACAGTTCCGAAGCCGCCTATGGTCAGGCCTGCCGTTTCGCTGTCCTCTGCGGAATGGAACTGCTTGCAGCCAAGGAACAAGCCCCTCACGGCGAATGGCTGCCGTGGGTAGAGAAGAACTGCAAGTTCGACCTACGCACATCCCAGCGATACATGCTGCTTGCCGACCGGGCTATACCGGTAATTGAGGCTAAGTATCCGGTTTTTGGAGACATGGATAATTCGGTGGCACCATCCATGATGATGCGGAAGGAACGTGATCTCCTGTTGTCTGCCGTTCGGGATATGACGGATCACCGGACTATCCAGGAGCTGCAACTTGAACTCGGCATCATCAAGCCGAAAGTGGATGGCACCTCTGGCGGCGCGAATAATCCCTATGGCCGTGCAGGTAATCCCGCCACGGTGATGGATCGGGCTGAGGCGGAACGGTTGATGGCGAACAAGGATTGGTCGGATGTCTGTCGGATCACAGTCACCAACTGTCAGAAGAAAAGCTATGGGCACCTGGAGAAGGTGCGCCTGCGTGAAGTGTGGGAAACGCTCCGCAGTGTGGCGGATGAGTTGGAGGATTTCCTGAAGAAATCCAAGTGA
- a CDS encoding host-nuclease inhibitor Gam family protein, translating into MARIKKSLAAVLETRADAEAALGKLAELSYRRDMMAAELDLALKSARDNFEYHITGITAEIDGHFESLNVWADGHPNEFGARKSIDMVHGQLGYRTGQPKLKLLRGWTWERVAAAVQQIAPKYMRFKVEVAKDALLDDRDAFSKEEMADIGCSVVQDESFFVTPKQEVT; encoded by the coding sequence ATGGCACGTATTAAAAAATCATTGGCCGCAGTACTGGAGACCCGGGCGGATGCCGAGGCGGCCCTGGGGAAACTGGCTGAGTTGAGTTATAGACGCGACATGATGGCTGCCGAGTTGGATCTAGCACTCAAATCGGCACGGGATAATTTCGAATATCACATTACAGGGATCACGGCTGAAATCGACGGTCATTTTGAATCGTTGAATGTCTGGGCCGATGGACACCCGAATGAGTTTGGGGCCCGTAAAAGTATCGACATGGTCCATGGTCAGCTGGGATACCGGACAGGACAGCCGAAACTTAAATTGTTGCGAGGATGGACATGGGAGCGGGTCGCCGCCGCCGTTCAGCAGATAGCCCCTAAATACATGCGCTTCAAGGTTGAGGTCGCAAAGGATGCCTTGCTTGATGACCGCGATGCGTTTTCAAAAGAAGAGATGGCGGATATCGGGTGCAGTGTTGTCCAGGACGAATCATTCTTTGTCACCCCGAAACAGGAGGTCACTTGA
- a CDS encoding terminase family protein, with protein MTPSPSQPKFFMPYQKRWIEDDSRLKIMEKSRQIGMSWSTAYSAVRRASPVEARLDVWVSSRDDVQAKLFLQDCKAWAAVLKLASKDLGDQIIGDDGKGSASVLEFANGRRIYSLSSNPNALAGKRGHVILDEFALHKDQRTLYRVAKPVTQWGGQLEIISTHRGAGTVFNELIRGIAEKGNPMGFSHHKITLADAVEAGLVEKINTKSGGNETRDAFMARTKAECIDEEQWQQEYCCIPADDSSAFISYEMISGVEYAAGEAWEWTFDQFQDCKHELYAGVDIGRDNDLTACWIFQKVSGVYFLRKRIELQAVCFSDQEANVYPYFGLPQMRRVCIDQTGIGRQFVERAQERFGTYKVEGIAFTNSSKEAMAYPVRAAFEDKTLRLPADPLIAADLRAIKKETTAAGNIRFTADRSKSGHSDRFWALALALHAGKQTGSDFKPVTFDTAVSLAINSRRSLAMVGA; from the coding sequence ATGACGCCTTCACCCAGCCAACCTAAATTCTTCATGCCCTACCAGAAACGGTGGATTGAAGATGATTCCCGCCTCAAGATCATGGAGAAGTCCCGCCAGATCGGCATGAGTTGGTCAACGGCCTACTCGGCCGTGCGCCGGGCTTCCCCGGTAGAAGCCAGGTTGGATGTGTGGGTCTCTTCCCGTGATGATGTCCAGGCAAAGCTGTTTCTGCAGGACTGCAAGGCATGGGCGGCCGTCCTGAAACTGGCTTCCAAAGACCTGGGTGACCAGATCATCGGTGATGACGGGAAGGGAAGCGCCAGCGTATTGGAGTTCGCCAATGGCCGCCGGATCTATAGCCTGTCGAGCAACCCCAATGCGCTGGCGGGAAAGCGCGGGCACGTTATCCTGGATGAGTTCGCCCTGCACAAGGACCAGAGGACCCTGTACCGAGTGGCCAAGCCCGTTACGCAATGGGGCGGCCAACTGGAGATCATCTCCACCCACAGGGGAGCCGGGACCGTGTTCAACGAACTCATCCGGGGCATTGCTGAAAAGGGGAACCCGATGGGATTCAGCCATCACAAGATTACCCTGGCTGACGCCGTTGAGGCCGGACTGGTTGAAAAGATCAACACAAAGTCTGGTGGCAATGAGACCCGGGACGCGTTCATGGCCCGCACGAAGGCAGAGTGTATCGACGAAGAACAGTGGCAGCAGGAATACTGCTGCATCCCGGCAGATGACTCCAGCGCCTTCATCAGTTACGAAATGATTTCCGGTGTCGAATATGCCGCAGGTGAGGCGTGGGAATGGACCTTTGATCAATTCCAGGACTGCAAACATGAGCTGTACGCCGGTGTGGATATCGGGCGTGATAATGACCTGACCGCCTGCTGGATATTTCAAAAGGTGTCCGGCGTCTATTTCCTCCGCAAGCGCATTGAGCTCCAGGCAGTGTGTTTTTCCGACCAGGAGGCCAACGTCTATCCCTATTTCGGTCTGCCCCAGATGCGCCGGGTATGCATCGATCAAACCGGTATCGGGCGGCAGTTCGTGGAACGTGCCCAGGAACGGTTCGGTACCTACAAGGTTGAGGGGATTGCCTTCACGAACAGCAGCAAGGAGGCCATGGCCTACCCGGTGAGAGCCGCGTTTGAAGATAAAACGCTCAGGCTTCCTGCTGATCCCCTTATTGCGGCCGATCTGCGGGCCATCAAAAAAGAGACGACGGCGGCGGGAAACATCCGGTTTACGGCCGACCGTAGCAAGAGTGGCCACAGCGACCGGTTCTGGGCTCTGGCCCTGGCACTGCATGCCGGGAAACAGACGGGCAGTGATTTCAAACCAGTCACTTTCGATACCGCCGTGAGCCTGGCAATCAACAGCCGCCGCAGCCTGGCAATGGTGGGAGCATAA